GAATCTTAAGAACCAATAGAATCATTCAGTTTCATAAACTCCCACTCATGCAAGTCTGGAGAAACATGACAATTAATGAAGTGGGAGGGATTATTGTTAATGAGCCAAAATCTGTAGAGTAGAAAAAGACCAAAGGGCAGCATCTCAACAGTGTGACTAGCTGTTGAACAATGACAGGAAGTTGGTGTGTTGTTCAGTCTTTAGCACTTTTTGTGTGGTTTTGTGCTTTCTGTCATGCTGTTCCACAGTTGAGTAATCTGCCCCAGAATCCTCAAGCTCTGATGTTCCAGCAAACTGACCAGCAGTTTCAACAACCAGCTCAACAACAAGTTAGTCGACAGTTTCAAAAGGCAGTTCAACAAGCTAGTCAACAGCAAGCTAGCCAGCGGTttcaacaggcagttcaacaagcTAATCAACAACAAGCTAGCCAACGGTTGCAACAACCAGCTCAAGCTAGTCAACAGTttcaacaggcagttcaacaacAAGCTAGCCAACGGTttcaacaggcagttcaacaagcTAATCAACAGCAAGCTAGCCAACGGTTTCAACAGGCAGTTCAAGCTAGTCAACAAGCTAGCCAACAGTTTCAACAACCAGCTCAACAAGCTAGTCAGCAGTTTTCTCAGCAGTTTCAGCCTAAGCAGCCAGTGGCACAGGCAGAGCCCATTGACAAATGTGCTGTAGCTGATTATGAGCAGATCCAATGTGGACCACCTGGTATCAGTGGTGCTGAGTGTGACGCTATCAACTGCTGCTTTAACGGACAGCAGTGTTACTATGGGAAGGCAGGTAAGAGTGAGTCAATGTAAAGGTGTTCATGTTAACCTGATCCTCAGCATTAATCTGCTCTTGTTCCTTGTTCCAGTGACTGTCCAGTGTATAAGAGATGGTCAGTTTGTGGTAGTGGTGGCTAGAGATGTTACTCTGCCTCGATTGAGCCTGGATTCAGTCCGTCTCTTGGGTGGAAACGATCCACCTTGCAGTCCTGTGGGATCCACACCTTCCTTTGCTATATACCAGTTCCCCGTCACTGCATGTGGCACGAGCATGATGGTGAGTAGCTGCTTGTGGTTTTGTTCTGCGTGGCTTAAAATGGACTGGATGCCAATAGTGTTACTGTTTGCAGGAGGACAGTGGATATGTGGTGTATGAGAACAGGATGACCTCCTCATATGAAGTGGGGATCGGACCACTTGGCTCCATCACACGGGACAGTCATTTTGAGTAAGTGAtgtgtgcttcagcacttcttaATCCATGACAAATGCCACAAGCTCACTGTTTGTTGTCCAGGCTTCTCTTCCAGTGTAGGTACTCTGGTACTTCTGTGGAAGCTCTGGTTGTGGAGGTCAACACCATTCCTCCACCTCCACCAGTAGCTGCTCCTGGACCCCTCAGGGTGGAGCTTAGACTGGCAAATGGTCAGTGTGTCACCAAAGGCTGTGCAGAAGGTGAGTGTCTGTCCCAAGTATGCCTAAAGCCTTTCTAAAACTCCAGGTTGCAGCAGTTTCTGGTTTAACACCAGTGTTCTTCCTCAGGGGACGAGGCGTACACATCCTACTACAGAGATGCTGATTATCCAGTCACAAAAGTCCTGCGGGAGCCTGTGTATGTTGAGGTGCGCATTTTGGAGAGGACCGACCCTAACATTGTCCTGATACTGGGACACTGCTGGGCAACATCAACCCCCAGTCCACTCAGTCTACCCCAGTGGGACCTTCTGGTTGATGGGTGAGTAATGTCAGTCTTTATCCATCTAGTGTGCTGTAAGGCATTTCTGACTGACTCTTTGCTCTTCAGATGCCCTTACCAGGATGACCGTTACCTGACCACATTGGTTCCAGTGACCGGATCATCTGGTCTTCAGTTCCCAACCCACTACAAGCGCTTTGTTGtcaagatgtttacatttgtggATCCATCATCACTGGCTCCTCTGCAGGAAACCGTATGCTCTGCAGTCTGTCTCAA
The nucleotide sequence above comes from Chanodichthys erythropterus isolate Z2021 chromosome 10, ASM2448905v1, whole genome shotgun sequence. Encoded proteins:
- the LOC137029723 gene encoding zona pellucida sperm-binding protein 4-like; its protein translation is MTGSWCVVQSLALFVWFCAFCHAVPQLSNLPQNPQALMFQQTDQQFQQPAQQQVSRQFQKAVQQASQQQASQRFQQAVQQANQQQASQRLQQPAQASQQFQQAVQQQASQRFQQAVQQANQQQASQRFQQAVQASQQASQQFQQPAQQASQQFSQQFQPKQPVAQAEPIDKCAVADYEQIQCGPPGISGAECDAINCCFNGQQCYYGKAVTVQCIRDGQFVVVVARDVTLPRLSLDSVRLLGGNDPPCSPVGSTPSFAIYQFPVTACGTSMMEDSGYVVYENRMTSSYEVGIGPLGSITRDSHFELLFQCRYSGTSVEALVVEVNTIPPPPPVAAPGPLRVELRLANGQCVTKGCAEGDEAYTSYYRDADYPVTKVLREPVYVEVRILERTDPNIVLILGHCWATSTPSPLSLPQWDLLVDGCPYQDDRYLTTLVPVTGSSGLQFPTHYKRFVVKMFTFVDPSSLAPLQETIFIHCSTAVCHPSSGSCEQSCARKSE